A genomic region of Stigmatopora nigra isolate UIUO_SnigA chromosome 16, RoL_Snig_1.1, whole genome shotgun sequence contains the following coding sequences:
- the nrros gene encoding transforming growth factor beta activator LRRC33 isoform X1 — MKLYCFERIGKNGEFRGKKKTFLHEMHFFLIFSCYLNSEDVKMTVHSPSSIIFCLLLSMLAILTPASSHPQHSQCKLTQRTALCNNSNLTSVPVGLPDSTEELQLNHNFIKTLPENSLHYPSLTTLSLACNHLEKLHPNTFQNSKLLKGLNVANNNLEMSYLETSSALKTLLHLKYLDLSVNKLDEVMATALLENLTSLEYLNLSGNLLRRLDESSFRDLHHLKELDLQRNLLFEIDNAFDSTPRLQRLNLALNYLPCLMDFHNTQLVVLNASHNFIEWFISRQDINDTFQIETLDLSDNKLLFFPFLPTISRLRNLYLSHNVVSFYEHLDDNSTFPNLTTTVKFYNLRSNTDNITAKLWDDNITAKIWDDNITAKLWDDSLHGDISSVEILDLRGNQLRYFPNGFIHKMPFLSRLRMCTNCLESLNLTLEQFSGSLYEFDISNNGLKEIVADDVTLRTLSNLTYVNLSMNELDCSSSRLLFTLPSLRSMDLSYNNIGICLPGEDERNSSASWKTNMSLRKLYLKGCHLARIPPFAFSGLSLTHLELSENPGLKGEQSIRILSGRLNHLGLGNTGMGDLDLTDFANLKSLNISCNSLAHLPVSILHLDLKELDLRDNKLTTIPPTQANRLASKLQTVFLTGNPFNCCQTEWFRTFEAAKTIHMVGQSEIECMDLFQTHSIRHARAFFCHEEYRESILWYILLFVPLCISFVGISMIILFTLKPKVIEKSIKKKYLRPTSY; from the exons ATGAAACTTTACTGTTTCgaaaggattggaaaaaatggcgAGTTccggggaaagaaaaaaacattccttcatgaaatgcatttctttcttattttttcatgttatcTGAACAGCGAGGATGTTAAAATGACAGTTCACAGCCCTTCATCCATCATCTTTTGCTTATTACTATCAATGTTGGCCATCCTCACACCAGCCTCAAGTCATCCTCAACACAGTCAGTGCAAGCTG ACACAAAGAACAGCTCTCTGCAACAACTCTAACCTGACATCTGTACCTGTGGGACTACCGGACAGTACTGAAGAGCTTCAACTCAATCATAATTTCATCAAGACACTACCAGAGAACTCTCTTCATTACCCCTCACTCACAACCCTCAGTTTAGCCTGCAACCACCTGGAGAAATTACACCCCAACACTTTTCAAAATTCCAAATTGTTAAAAGGTCTTAATGTTGCAAATAACAATCTGGAAATGAGTTACTTAGAAACTAGCAGTGCTTTAAAAACATTGCTCCATCTCAAATATTTAGATCTATCAGTGAATAAATTGGATGAAGTGATGGCTACCGCCCTTCTTGAAAATCTTACATCCCTGGAGTATCTAAATCTTTCGGGGAATCTACTACGCCGCTTGGACGAGAGCTCTTTCAGGGATCTTCACCAtcttaaagaactggatttgcAGAGGAATCTACTGTTCGAGATTGACAACGCGTTTGACAGCACGCCCAGATTACAGCGACTAAACTTGGCCCTCAATTATCTGCCATGCCTAATGGACTTCCACAATACCCAACTGGTAGTCCTCAACGCTAGCCATAACTTCATCGAATGGTTCATTTCCAGGCAGGACATTAACGACACTTTCCAAATAGAGACGCTTGATCTGTCCGATAACAAACTGCTGTTCTTTCCGTTCTTACCAACCATCAGTCGCTTACGCAATCTGTACCTGTCCCACAACGTTGTAAGTTTTTACGAGCACCTGGATGACAATTCCACATTCCCCAACTTGACTACCACTGTCAAGTTCTACAACCTGAGGAGTAACACTGACAACATTACAGCTAAACTTTGGGATGACAACATTACGGCTAAGATTTGGGACGACAACATTACGGCTAAGCTTTGGGATGACAGCCTTCACGGTGACATCTCCTCGGTAGAGATTTTAGATCTACGAGGAAATCAGTTACGTTACTTCCCAAATGGATTCATCcacaaaatgccttttctatccAGACTACGAATGTGCACCAACTGTCTGGAAAGCTTAAATCTAACCTTGGAGCAATTCTCCGGTAGCTTGTACGAATTTGACATTAGCAACAACGGACTGAAAGAGATTGTAGCGGATGACGTTACATTGAGAACTCTAAGCAATTTGACGTACGTCAACCTTAGCATGAATGAGCTGGACTGCTCCTCCTCAAGACTTTTGTTTACCTTGCCAAGTCTTAGGTCAATGGACCTCAGCTACAACAATATCGGGATATGCCTTCCCGGGGAAGACGAGAGGAATTCGAGTGCATCCTGGAAAACCAACATGTCCTTAAGAAAGCTTTACCTAAAGGGGTGTCACCTTGCAAGAATTCCCCCTTTTGCATTTTCTGGACTTTCCCTGACACATTTAGAACTTTCTGAAAACCCTGGACTAAAAGGGGAACAATCAATAAGAATTCTGAGTGGAAGGTTAAACCATCTAGGTTTGGGAAATACTGGCATGGGTGATTTAGACTTGACAGATTTTGCCAATCTTAAATCTTTGAATATTTCTTGCAACTCTCTTGCACATCTTCCGGTTTCAATTTTGCATCTTGACTTAAAAGAACTTGATTTGAGGGATAACAAGCTGACCACAATTCCTCCAACTCAAGCCAATAGATTAGCATCTAAACTTCAAACTGTGTTTCTCACTGGAAATCCATTCAACTGTTGCCAAACTGAGTGGTTTAGGACCTTTGAAGCCGCAAAGACAATCCATATGGTCGGACAGTCGGAAATTGAATGTATGGATCTTTTCCAAACACACAGCATTAGGCATGCCCGGGCTTTTTTCTGTCATGAGGAATATAGAGAATCTATTCTCTGGTACATTCTCCTTTTTGTACCtctttgcatttcttttgtGGGTATCTCAATGATTATATTATTCACTCTGAAACCTAAAGTGAtagaaaaatcaatcaaaaagaaATATCTAAGGCCCACGTCCTACTGA
- the fbxo45 gene encoding F-box/SPRY domain-containing protein 1, producing the protein MSGAAGGGSSGLGAAAGASCSSAGVHAAASGGGAGVAGRLPARVLEHIFSYLDLADLTWCSLVCWHWNNILADENSEVWRSLGARTLSEEALRSDILCNLPSYKDKLKSYQHALSSHDCSRNVYVKKNGFTLHRNPIAQSTDGARGKIGFTEGRHAWEIWWEGPLGTVAVIGIATKRASMQCQGYVALLGSDDQSWGWNLVDNNLLHNGEVNGNFPQCNNAPKYQIGERIRVILDMDDKTLAFERGFEFLGVAFRGLPKACLFPAVSAVYGNTEVTMVYLGKPLDG; encoded by the exons ATGTCGGGGGCTGCTGGCGGAGGCTCCTCTGGTCTGGGCGCAGCAGCCGGAGCTAGTTGCAGCTCCGCCGGTGTTCACGCTGCTGCATCCGGGGGAGGAGCAGGGGTGGCGGGGAGGCTACCTGCGAGGGTCCTAGAAcacattttctcatatttagaccTCGCAGATTTGACTTGGTGTTCGTTAGTGTGCTGGCATTGGAACAACATCCTGGCGGATGAAAACAGCGAGGTGTGGCGCAGCCTTGGCGCTCGAACACTTAGTGAAGAAGCTCTGCGGTCTGACATTCTGTGCAACCTCCCCTCATACAAGGACAAG CTCAAATCCTACCAACACGCGCTGAGCTCCCATGACTGCTCTCGTAACGTGTACGTCAAGAAGAATGGATTCACTCTGCACCGCAACCCCATCGCACAGAGCACCGACGGAGCGAGGGGCAAGATCGGTTTTACTGAGGGCCGACACGCTTGGGAGATTTGGTGGGAAGGTCCACTGGGCACTGTGGCAGTAATCGGCATTGCCACCAAGCGGGCATCTATGCAGTGCCAAGGGTACGTGGCACTTCTGGGCAGTGATGACCAGAGTTGGGGCTGGAACCTGGTTGACAACAACCTTCTCCACAATGGGGAGGTGAACGGGAACTTTCCGCAGTGTAACAATGCGCCTAAATATCAG ATTGGGGAAAGAATACGTGTGATTCTCGACATGGATGATAAGACATTAGCCTTCGAACGTGGTTTTGAGTTTCTGGGAGTCGCATTTCGGGGACTACCAAAGGCCTGCCTGTTTCCTGCTGTCTCTGCAGTCTACGGCAACACTGAGGTCACAATGGTGTACTTGGGGAAACCACTGGATGGCTAG
- the sh3glb1a gene encoding endophilin-B1a, whose amino-acid sequence MDFNVKRLAADAGTFLSRAVQFTEEKFGQAEKTELDAHLENLLVRAEATKQWTEKIMKQTEVLLQPNPNVRLEEFVYEKLEKKVPTRMNNYELLGQSMIDSGTEFGPGTAYGNALIKCGETQKQIGGAERELIQSSAINFLTPFRNFLEGDFKTILKERKLLQVKRLDLDAAKTRLKKARMADARAAAEQELRMTQSEFDRQAEITRLLLEGVSSTHAHHLRCLNDFVEAQTTYHAQCYQYMVDLQKQLGSFPSSFTNNNLSSASEGASISVPTIPVSASLSNSAGRGGFSELRCSSGSRKARVLYDYDAASSSELSLLADEVIAVSSVAGMDSDWLMGERGNQKGKVPITYLELLN is encoded by the exons ATGGATTTTAATGTTAAGCGGTTAGCTGCAGACGCGGGTACCTTCCTCAGCCGTGCTGTACAA TTCACAGAGGAGAAGTTTGGTCAGGCTGAAAAGACAGAGTTGGATGCCCATTTGGAGAATCTTTTGGTAAGAGCTGAGGCTACAAAACAATGGACAGAAAAGATTATGAAGCAGACTGAAGTCTTATTACAGCCCAATCCAA ATGTCCGACTGGAAGAATTTGTGTATgagaaactggaaaaaaaggtccCAACGCGAATGAACAACTATGAACTATTGGGCCAATCCATGATTGATTCAGGAACTGAATTTGGTCCTGGGACTGCATATG GAAATGCTTTGATAAAATGTGGCGAGACCCAGAAGCAGATTGGTGGGGCAGAGCGAGAGTTAATTCAAAGTTCTGCCATCAATTTCCTGACCCCTTTCAGGAACTTTCTGGAAGGGGACTTCAAAACAATCCTG AAAGAACGCAAGCTGCTGCAGGTCAAGCGGTTGGATCTTGATGCAGCCAAAACAAGACTCAAGAAGGCCCGCATGGCTGATGCTAGAGCTGCT GCAGAACAAGAGTTGAGGATGACTCAGAGTGAATTTGACCGTCAGGCTGAGATCACGCGACTCCTGCTAGAAGGCGTCAGCAGCACCCAT GCACACCATTTACGTTGTTTGAATGACTTTGTGGAGGCTCAGACTACATACCATGCACAATGTTACCAGTATATGGTGGATCTACAAAAGCAGTTGGGCAG TTTTCCTTCATCATTCACCAACAACAACCTGTCATCAGCATCGGAAGGAGCAAGCATCTCAGTGCCCACAATACCAGTATCAGCGTCCCTGTCCAACTCTGCCGGCCGGGGTGGTTTCAGTGAATTGCGTTGCTCCAGTGGCAGCCGCAAAGCGAGGGTGCTTTATGATTACGATGCGGCGAGCAGTAGTGAACTTTCCCTTCTTGCTGATGAG GTGATTGCAGTCAGCAGTGTTGCAGGAATGGATTCTGATTGGCTGATGGGAGAGCGAGGCAACCAGAAGGGTAAAGTGCCAATCACCTACCTGGAGCTTCTTAACTGA
- the fam168b gene encoding myelin-associated neurite-outgrowth inhibitor: protein MNPVYSPAPTGVPFTNSKGLGYPAGFPVGYAAAAPAYSPNVYQGANPAFSSGYAPGAPFKMSCSPSTGTVPPYSSSPNPYQAAVYPVRSTYPQHNPYAQALIPSQQQGTYFTQPLYAAPPHVIHHTTVVQPNGMPAAMYAPSIPQPRNNGVAMGMVAGTTMAMSAGTLLSTPSPAPATLAPHPVTMPTYRPAGTHSYSYVPPQW from the exons ATGAATCCAGTGTACAGCCCTGCACCAACAGGGGTCCCCTTCACCAATTCTAAGGGTTTAGGCTATCCAG CTGGCTTTCCTGTTGGATATGCTGCAGCTGCACCAGCCTACTCTCCAAATGTCTATCAAGGAGCAAATCCAGCTTTCTCAAGTG GATATGCCCCTGGTGCACCATTTAAAATGTCCTGTTCCCCAAGTACTGGGACTGTACCACCGTATTCATCCTCCCCAAACCCTTACCAAGCTGCTGTATACCCAGTCAGGAGCACCTACCCTCAACATAACCCTTATGCACAG GCCTTGATTCCTTCACAACAGCAAGGTACCTACTTCACGCAGCCATTGTATGCGGCACCACCTCATGTGATTCATCACACAACAGTGGTTCAGCCCAATGGGATGCCTGCGGCCATGTATGCCCCGTCCATCCCTCAACCTCGCAACAATGGGGTTGCCATGGGTATGGTAGCTGGGACCACAATGGCCATGTCAGCTG GAACTTTGCTGTCGACTCCGTCACCAGCGCCCGCCACTCTAGCACCGCACCCCGTCACCATGCCCACATATCGGCCCGCCGGCACGCACAGCTACAGCTATGTGCCCCCACAGTGGTGA
- the nrros gene encoding transforming growth factor beta activator LRRC33 isoform X2: protein MTVHSPSSIIFCLLLSMLAILTPASSHPQHSQCKLTQRTALCNNSNLTSVPVGLPDSTEELQLNHNFIKTLPENSLHYPSLTTLSLACNHLEKLHPNTFQNSKLLKGLNVANNNLEMSYLETSSALKTLLHLKYLDLSVNKLDEVMATALLENLTSLEYLNLSGNLLRRLDESSFRDLHHLKELDLQRNLLFEIDNAFDSTPRLQRLNLALNYLPCLMDFHNTQLVVLNASHNFIEWFISRQDINDTFQIETLDLSDNKLLFFPFLPTISRLRNLYLSHNVVSFYEHLDDNSTFPNLTTTVKFYNLRSNTDNITAKLWDDNITAKIWDDNITAKLWDDSLHGDISSVEILDLRGNQLRYFPNGFIHKMPFLSRLRMCTNCLESLNLTLEQFSGSLYEFDISNNGLKEIVADDVTLRTLSNLTYVNLSMNELDCSSSRLLFTLPSLRSMDLSYNNIGICLPGEDERNSSASWKTNMSLRKLYLKGCHLARIPPFAFSGLSLTHLELSENPGLKGEQSIRILSGRLNHLGLGNTGMGDLDLTDFANLKSLNISCNSLAHLPVSILHLDLKELDLRDNKLTTIPPTQANRLASKLQTVFLTGNPFNCCQTEWFRTFEAAKTIHMVGQSEIECMDLFQTHSIRHARAFFCHEEYRESILWYILLFVPLCISFVGISMIILFTLKPKVIEKSIKKKYLRPTSY from the exons ATGACAGTTCACAGCCCTTCATCCATCATCTTTTGCTTATTACTATCAATGTTGGCCATCCTCACACCAGCCTCAAGTCATCCTCAACACAGTCAGTGCAAGCTG ACACAAAGAACAGCTCTCTGCAACAACTCTAACCTGACATCTGTACCTGTGGGACTACCGGACAGTACTGAAGAGCTTCAACTCAATCATAATTTCATCAAGACACTACCAGAGAACTCTCTTCATTACCCCTCACTCACAACCCTCAGTTTAGCCTGCAACCACCTGGAGAAATTACACCCCAACACTTTTCAAAATTCCAAATTGTTAAAAGGTCTTAATGTTGCAAATAACAATCTGGAAATGAGTTACTTAGAAACTAGCAGTGCTTTAAAAACATTGCTCCATCTCAAATATTTAGATCTATCAGTGAATAAATTGGATGAAGTGATGGCTACCGCCCTTCTTGAAAATCTTACATCCCTGGAGTATCTAAATCTTTCGGGGAATCTACTACGCCGCTTGGACGAGAGCTCTTTCAGGGATCTTCACCAtcttaaagaactggatttgcAGAGGAATCTACTGTTCGAGATTGACAACGCGTTTGACAGCACGCCCAGATTACAGCGACTAAACTTGGCCCTCAATTATCTGCCATGCCTAATGGACTTCCACAATACCCAACTGGTAGTCCTCAACGCTAGCCATAACTTCATCGAATGGTTCATTTCCAGGCAGGACATTAACGACACTTTCCAAATAGAGACGCTTGATCTGTCCGATAACAAACTGCTGTTCTTTCCGTTCTTACCAACCATCAGTCGCTTACGCAATCTGTACCTGTCCCACAACGTTGTAAGTTTTTACGAGCACCTGGATGACAATTCCACATTCCCCAACTTGACTACCACTGTCAAGTTCTACAACCTGAGGAGTAACACTGACAACATTACAGCTAAACTTTGGGATGACAACATTACGGCTAAGATTTGGGACGACAACATTACGGCTAAGCTTTGGGATGACAGCCTTCACGGTGACATCTCCTCGGTAGAGATTTTAGATCTACGAGGAAATCAGTTACGTTACTTCCCAAATGGATTCATCcacaaaatgccttttctatccAGACTACGAATGTGCACCAACTGTCTGGAAAGCTTAAATCTAACCTTGGAGCAATTCTCCGGTAGCTTGTACGAATTTGACATTAGCAACAACGGACTGAAAGAGATTGTAGCGGATGACGTTACATTGAGAACTCTAAGCAATTTGACGTACGTCAACCTTAGCATGAATGAGCTGGACTGCTCCTCCTCAAGACTTTTGTTTACCTTGCCAAGTCTTAGGTCAATGGACCTCAGCTACAACAATATCGGGATATGCCTTCCCGGGGAAGACGAGAGGAATTCGAGTGCATCCTGGAAAACCAACATGTCCTTAAGAAAGCTTTACCTAAAGGGGTGTCACCTTGCAAGAATTCCCCCTTTTGCATTTTCTGGACTTTCCCTGACACATTTAGAACTTTCTGAAAACCCTGGACTAAAAGGGGAACAATCAATAAGAATTCTGAGTGGAAGGTTAAACCATCTAGGTTTGGGAAATACTGGCATGGGTGATTTAGACTTGACAGATTTTGCCAATCTTAAATCTTTGAATATTTCTTGCAACTCTCTTGCACATCTTCCGGTTTCAATTTTGCATCTTGACTTAAAAGAACTTGATTTGAGGGATAACAAGCTGACCACAATTCCTCCAACTCAAGCCAATAGATTAGCATCTAAACTTCAAACTGTGTTTCTCACTGGAAATCCATTCAACTGTTGCCAAACTGAGTGGTTTAGGACCTTTGAAGCCGCAAAGACAATCCATATGGTCGGACAGTCGGAAATTGAATGTATGGATCTTTTCCAAACACACAGCATTAGGCATGCCCGGGCTTTTTTCTGTCATGAGGAATATAGAGAATCTATTCTCTGGTACATTCTCCTTTTTGTACCtctttgcatttcttttgtGGGTATCTCAATGATTATATTATTCACTCTGAAACCTAAAGTGAtagaaaaatcaatcaaaaagaaATATCTAAGGCCCACGTCCTACTGA